The Solibacillus sp. FSL W7-1464 genome contains a region encoding:
- a CDS encoding IclR family transcriptional regulator, with translation MEQQKFEKMYLMQTVQKTIVILRAFTKEQPKLSLTELNKKTGIGLSSLQRFVATLVYEGFLIRDDRTKQYQLGLSLIHLGKLVEEESSIITIAQPILQQLNKETKESISMSIIDGNERRCIMNIESSYALSARNHVGDTSPLYAGASAKSLLAFLPQEEIEHYLNEVAMEHVTENTVVDRDRLLEQLQEIRKQQYVFTRAERIIGACSFSTAIISNGQPVASIAIIIPEARFDEGQYDELRELILRAKFDIEKQLNK, from the coding sequence ATGGAACAACAAAAATTTGAAAAAATGTATTTAATGCAAACCGTTCAAAAAACAATTGTAATATTGCGGGCTTTTACGAAAGAACAGCCAAAGCTTTCTTTAACTGAATTAAATAAAAAGACAGGAATCGGCCTATCAAGCCTGCAGCGTTTTGTTGCTACATTAGTATATGAAGGTTTTTTAATCCGGGATGACCGGACGAAGCAGTACCAGCTCGGCTTGTCGTTAATTCACTTAGGGAAGCTGGTGGAGGAAGAATCAAGCATTATTACGATTGCCCAGCCAATTCTTCAGCAGCTGAACAAAGAGACAAAAGAAAGTATTTCGATGAGCATTATTGATGGCAATGAGCGCCGATGTATTATGAATATCGAAAGTTCATATGCTTTATCGGCACGTAATCATGTCGGGGATACATCACCGCTTTATGCGGGAGCCTCTGCAAAATCATTGCTTGCGTTTTTGCCGCAGGAAGAAATTGAACATTATTTGAATGAGGTGGCGATGGAGCACGTAACGGAAAATACGGTGGTCGACCGTGACCGGCTGTTGGAGCAATTGCAGGAAATTCGCAAGCAGCAATATGTCTTTACACGGGCTGAGCGCATTATCGGTGCCTGTTCGTTCAGTACAGCGATTATTTCAAACGGGCAGCCGGTTGCATCAATCGCGATCATCATTCCGGAAGCACGCTTTGATGAAGGGCAGTATGATGAATTGCGTGAACTCATTTTACGTGCGAAATTCGATATTGAAAAACAGCTGAATAAATAA
- a CDS encoding CaiB/BaiF CoA transferase family protein produces MRPLDNVKILDLSRVYAAPAGTMILADLGAEVIRVEHPAGSDSMRGWGPFINGESTYYICANRNKKSVTLNLKDSSDKEVLLDLVKEADVIIDNFKAGDMKKMGLDYEQLKRINPRIIQCSVTGFGQTGPLAAEPGFDPVIQAMSGLMDVTGHPEGEATKVGVPIADILTSHYVVIGILSALRMRDMTGKGQFIDLALLDVQMSSLANVASAYLNTGFKSNRLGNQHNNVAPYQVFECSDGPLMFCVGTEDQFKKFCEMINRDGWVTDERFRTNSLRKQNEAVLAGYISEITKTKTRDEWLELLQQYKIPGGRVNTVEEAFQQPQVIARNLVGEIEHPSYGTMKFVKNPLQHSDLNISYEYGAPQLGEHTEDLLKINKNQV; encoded by the coding sequence ATGCGCCCATTGGATAATGTTAAAATATTGGATTTATCGCGTGTGTATGCAGCTCCGGCCGGAACGATGATTTTGGCTGATTTAGGTGCTGAAGTCATCCGGGTCGAACATCCGGCTGGATCGGATAGTATGCGTGGCTGGGGACCCTTTATAAATGGGGAAAGCACGTATTATATTTGTGCGAACCGCAATAAAAAATCCGTTACGTTAAATTTAAAAGACTCGTCCGATAAAGAGGTGCTGCTCGATTTAGTAAAAGAAGCAGATGTCATCATCGATAATTTTAAAGCAGGCGATATGAAAAAGATGGGGCTCGATTATGAGCAGCTTAAGCGAATCAATCCGCGCATTATTCAGTGCTCGGTGACCGGGTTTGGACAGACTGGTCCACTGGCGGCAGAGCCGGGATTTGATCCGGTTATACAGGCGATGAGCGGTTTAATGGATGTAACAGGACATCCAGAAGGGGAGGCGACAAAAGTAGGGGTACCGATTGCGGATATTTTAACTTCCCACTATGTCGTAATTGGAATATTGTCGGCATTAAGAATGCGTGACATGACGGGAAAAGGTCAATTTATTGATCTGGCACTGCTTGATGTGCAAATGAGTTCACTCGCAAATGTGGCAAGCGCGTATTTAAATACCGGCTTCAAGTCGAACCGTCTTGGCAACCAGCATAATAACGTAGCGCCGTATCAGGTGTTTGAATGTTCGGATGGCCCGCTCATGTTTTGCGTCGGAACCGAAGATCAGTTCAAAAAGTTTTGCGAGATGATTAATCGCGATGGCTGGGTGACAGATGAGCGCTTTAGAACGAATTCGTTGCGCAAACAAAATGAAGCTGTACTGGCAGGCTATATTTCCGAAATTACTAAAACGAAAACCCGTGATGAATGGCTAGAGCTTTTACAGCAGTACAAAATTCCTGGTGGACGTGTCAATACTGTGGAAGAAGCATTTCAGCAGCCGCAAGTTATCGCACGGAATTTAGTAGGAGAAATCGAACATCCTTCATACGGGACGATGAAATTTGTGAAAAACCCTTTACAACATTCGGATCTTAATATTTCCTATGAATACGGTGCACCCCAGTTAGGGGAACATACGGAAGACCTATTGAAAATCAACAAGAACCAGGTATAG
- a CDS encoding TRAP transporter permease → MTEKVLEKDEIQQLMDLEDKNINSRNYIGIFGKILIGVAIIWSIFQIYMSSIGVMEATKFRAWHLGFLLLFSFIYYPATKKSVGTRKLPTWFDSICITLSIFVTLYFVIVYDILVRDRAGENTVLDLWVGGIAIVLLFEAARRVVGNALTLIALFFLAYNFFGAYIPGILGHYGFSLERIINIMFWGGQGIFGTALGVSATYIFIFVLFGAFLKNSGFSDFINDLALTIAGRTAGGPAKVAVFASALMATISGSAVSNVVTTGTVTIPMMKKAGYSKKFAGAVEAVASTGGLIAPPVMGAAAFIMAEYLGVAYSVVMLAAVVPAILYYLTLFMIVHFEAKKMGLSGISKENIPVAMQVLKNGGHLLIPLFILLVMLFAGYSPLYAAIFALFSIVPTAAIRKHTRMNLKTVIDSVVEGVKGAISVGIACAIVGIVIATITLTSIGLIIGNNVLSFAGDSVMLAAILTAVISIILGMGIPATAAYIIVATISVPILTQLGVPAIAAHMFAFYFAALSSITPPVALAPYAAAGIAGESPNKVSFESVRLGLVGFIVPFFFIFNPALLLTGGTIGEYIFAAITACIGGVSIAAGIKGYLFRHTYFIERLVFFGAGIALMDTTLIYNLIALAVIAVAVATQILLKQPEQHVAPSLIKE, encoded by the coding sequence ATGACAGAAAAAGTACTTGAAAAAGATGAAATTCAACAACTAATGGACCTTGAAGATAAAAATATCAATTCACGTAATTATATTGGGATATTTGGGAAAATTTTGATAGGTGTTGCAATCATCTGGTCCATCTTCCAAATATATATGAGCAGCATCGGTGTGATGGAAGCGACAAAATTTCGTGCGTGGCATTTAGGGTTTTTGCTTTTATTTAGTTTTATTTATTATCCTGCTACAAAGAAAAGTGTTGGGACGAGAAAGTTGCCTACATGGTTTGACAGCATTTGCATTACATTATCTATTTTCGTGACCCTTTATTTTGTCATTGTTTACGATATTTTAGTTCGTGACCGCGCAGGAGAAAATACGGTTCTTGATTTATGGGTCGGCGGGATAGCGATCGTATTACTATTTGAGGCGGCACGTCGAGTTGTCGGCAATGCGCTGACATTAATTGCACTGTTTTTCCTGGCCTACAATTTCTTTGGCGCCTATATTCCAGGGATTTTAGGGCATTACGGATTTAGTCTTGAGCGAATCATCAACATTATGTTCTGGGGAGGGCAAGGAATTTTCGGAACGGCCCTTGGTGTTTCGGCCACATATATCTTCATTTTCGTGCTGTTTGGCGCTTTCTTGAAGAATAGTGGATTTTCCGATTTTATCAATGACCTGGCACTGACAATTGCGGGCCGTACAGCAGGAGGACCTGCTAAAGTGGCAGTCTTTGCAAGTGCGCTGATGGCCACGATCAGCGGGAGTGCTGTAAGTAATGTTGTAACAACAGGTACCGTTACCATCCCGATGATGAAAAAGGCCGGCTATTCGAAAAAATTTGCCGGGGCAGTTGAAGCGGTTGCTTCGACAGGGGGCTTAATTGCACCACCGGTAATGGGCGCCGCAGCCTTTATTATGGCCGAGTATTTAGGTGTTGCGTATTCTGTTGTCATGCTGGCAGCAGTTGTACCGGCAATCCTATACTATTTAACATTGTTTATGATTGTACATTTTGAAGCGAAAAAAATGGGGTTATCAGGTATTTCAAAAGAGAATATTCCGGTAGCGATGCAGGTTCTTAAAAACGGGGGCCATTTATTAATCCCTTTATTTATTTTGTTGGTAATGCTGTTCGCAGGCTATTCGCCGTTATACGCGGCAATCTTCGCGCTATTTTCAATCGTGCCAACAGCGGCCATACGCAAACATACACGCATGAATCTGAAAACGGTAATCGACTCTGTTGTTGAAGGGGTTAAAGGAGCAATTAGTGTAGGAATTGCCTGTGCGATTGTAGGGATTGTAATTGCGACGATCACGCTAACAAGTATCGGTTTGATCATCGGAAACAATGTATTAAGTTTTGCCGGAGACAGTGTCATGCTGGCAGCTATTTTAACAGCGGTCATCAGTATTATTTTAGGAATGGGGATCCCGGCAACAGCGGCCTATATTATCGTTGCAACAATTTCAGTGCCGATCTTAACACAATTGGGTGTACCGGCGATTGCAGCCCATATGTTTGCCTTCTACTTTGCCGCTTTATCAAGTATTACGCCACCTGTAGCATTGGCGCCATATGCCGCAGCAGGTATTGCCGGAGAATCGCCGAACAAAGTATCGTTTGAGTCGGTTCGTCTAGGGTTGGTCGGCTTTATCGTCCCGTTCTTCTTTATATTTAACCCGGCGCTGCTGCTGACGGGCGGTACGATCGGAGAATATATTTTTGCGGCGATTACAGCCTGTATCGGCGGTGTATCGATTGCTGCCGGCATTAAAGGCTATTTATTCCGACACACTTATTTCATCGAACGACTTGTCTTCTTCGGCGCAGGGATTGCGTTAATGGATACAACGTTAATTTATAATCTTATCGCGTTAGCAGTAATTGCCGTTGCTGTTGCGACACAAATTTTATTGAAGCAGCCGGAACAGCATGTTGCACCTTCGTTAATAAAAGAGTAG
- a CDS encoding glycine--tRNA ligase, producing the protein MAEKSMETIVSLAKHRGFVFPGSDIYGGLANTWDYGPLGVELKNNVKKAWWLKFVQESEHNVGLDAAILMNPKAWVASGHVGNFNDPMIDCKACKARHRADKLIEDASLTKTGKEIIVDGMTFDQMKEKMEELEVACPDCGKIDFTDIRQFNLMFKTHQGVTESSSNEIYLRPETAQGIFVNFKNVQRSMRKKTPFGIAQIGKSFRNEITPGNFTFRTREFEQMELEFFCKPGEDLEWHSYWKEFCKNWLLGLGMKEDSMRLRDHEDDELSHYSNATTDIEFRFPFGWGELWGIADRTDYDLKQHMEHSGEDFTYIDPVSNERYVPYCIEPSLGADRVTLAFLCDAYEEEQLDGDDTRTVLRFHPALAPFKAAVLPLSKKLSEEAGDVWADLRKAFPVDFDESQSIGKRYRRQDEIGTPFCITYDFDSKEDGQVTVRHRDSMEQIRMPIAEVKAYIEKHLQF; encoded by the coding sequence ATGGCAGAAAAATCAATGGAGACAATTGTATCATTAGCAAAACACCGCGGATTCGTATTTCCGGGATCTGATATTTACGGTGGTTTAGCAAACACTTGGGATTACGGTCCACTTGGTGTAGAACTTAAAAACAACGTAAAAAAAGCATGGTGGCTGAAATTCGTTCAGGAATCAGAACACAACGTAGGTTTGGATGCTGCAATTCTAATGAATCCAAAAGCATGGGTTGCATCTGGTCACGTAGGTAACTTCAATGACCCGATGATCGACTGTAAAGCATGTAAAGCTCGTCACCGTGCAGATAAATTGATCGAGGATGCTTCTTTAACTAAAACAGGCAAAGAAATCATCGTTGACGGTATGACATTCGATCAAATGAAAGAAAAAATGGAAGAGCTTGAAGTAGCTTGTCCGGACTGCGGTAAAATCGATTTCACAGATATCCGCCAGTTCAACTTAATGTTCAAAACGCACCAAGGTGTAACTGAATCATCATCAAACGAAATCTACCTGCGTCCGGAAACAGCACAAGGTATTTTCGTAAACTTTAAAAATGTTCAGCGTTCAATGCGTAAAAAAACACCATTTGGTATCGCACAAATCGGTAAATCTTTCCGTAACGAAATCACACCTGGTAACTTTACATTCCGTACACGTGAATTCGAACAAATGGAACTTGAATTCTTCTGTAAACCGGGTGAAGACCTTGAGTGGCACTCATATTGGAAAGAGTTCTGCAAAAACTGGCTTCTTGGATTAGGTATGAAAGAAGATTCAATGCGTCTACGCGACCATGAAGATGATGAGCTTTCACACTATTCAAACGCGACAACAGATATCGAATTCCGCTTCCCGTTCGGCTGGGGAGAACTATGGGGTATCGCAGACCGTACAGATTACGACTTGAAACAGCATATGGAACATTCAGGTGAAGATTTCACATACATCGATCCTGTTTCAAATGAGCGCTATGTACCATATTGCATCGAGCCATCATTAGGTGCAGACCGTGTAACTTTGGCATTCTTATGTGATGCTTACGAAGAAGAGCAATTAGATGGCGACGATACACGTACAGTATTACGCTTCCACCCTGCACTAGCTCCATTCAAAGCAGCGGTATTGCCACTTTCTAAAAAATTATCTGAAGAAGCCGGCGACGTATGGGCAGATTTACGTAAAGCATTCCCGGTTGATTTCGATGAGTCACAATCTATCGGTAAACGCTACCGCCGTCAGGATGAAATCGGTACACCATTCTGTATCACGTACGATTTCGATTCAAAAGAGGACGGTCAAGTAACAGTACGTCACCGCGATTCAATGGAACAGATCCGTATGCCGATCGCTGAAGTAAAAGCTTATATCGAGAAACATCTACAATTCTAA
- a CDS encoding pyruvate, water dikinase regulatory protein: MKKLTIFVVSDSVGETGEAAVKAVVSQFRPNFEKVRIRKFPHIANVDVLEKIVQIAIANEATIVFTLVEKQMRQALQKIASEYKVHAIDLLGSMLDLIETSFDEMPLQKPGLVHQLDDDYFKKIEAIEFAVKYDDGQDPRGILLADIVLVGVSRTSKTPLSQYLAHKRYKVANVPLVPEVEPPIELMQIDPKKCFGLVITPEKLNNIRKERLITLGLTENAFYAQHTRIEQEISYFYSIVDKIGCRTIDVTNRAVEETAHKIIDMLELDC, translated from the coding sequence ATGAAAAAATTAACTATATTTGTCGTATCAGATTCCGTCGGTGAAACAGGAGAAGCTGCTGTCAAAGCCGTAGTAAGCCAGTTTCGGCCAAACTTTGAAAAAGTAAGAATTCGAAAGTTTCCTCATATTGCAAATGTGGACGTCCTCGAGAAAATTGTACAAATTGCTATTGCAAATGAAGCAACGATTGTCTTTACACTTGTTGAAAAGCAGATGAGACAAGCACTTCAAAAAATCGCAAGTGAATATAAGGTGCATGCGATCGACTTATTGGGATCGATGCTTGACCTGATCGAAACTTCCTTTGATGAAATGCCACTGCAAAAGCCGGGGCTTGTTCATCAATTGGATGATGATTATTTCAAAAAGATCGAAGCAATCGAATTTGCCGTTAAATATGATGATGGGCAGGATCCGCGCGGCATTTTGCTGGCGGATATTGTTTTGGTCGGTGTATCCAGAACATCGAAAACGCCTTTATCTCAATATTTAGCGCATAAACGATATAAAGTGGCAAATGTGCCGCTCGTTCCGGAAGTTGAACCCCCTATAGAATTGATGCAAATCGATCCGAAAAAATGTTTTGGGTTAGTCATTACACCGGAAAAACTCAACAATATTCGGAAAGAGCGTCTCATAACATTAGGTTTAACTGAAAACGCCTTTTATGCACAGCATACTAGAATTGAGCAGGAAATTAGCTATTTTTATAGTATTGTTGATAAAATAGGTTGTCGAACGATAGATGTAACAAATCGCGCTGTTGAAGAAACAGCACATAAAATAATTGATATGCTAGAGCTTGATTGTTGA
- a CDS encoding helix-turn-helix transcriptional regulator produces the protein MSPIELNKRQDVILQIVKENGPITGEHIAERLGLTRATLRPDLAILTMAGFLDARPRVGYFYAGKKTTAAFTESMLNLKVKDFQSIPVVVPDDMTVYDAIIHMFSEDVGTLFVIDKDKILQGVLSRKDLLRSSIGTQDLNKMPVHIIMTRMPNIAYCVNSESLIVAAKKLIEREIDSMPVVEETEQGLVITGRLTKTNITRAFISLAETHDL, from the coding sequence GTGAGTCCAATCGAACTCAATAAACGTCAAGATGTAATCTTGCAAATTGTAAAAGAAAATGGCCCTATTACGGGCGAACATATCGCTGAGCGCCTTGGATTAACGCGCGCTACACTCCGACCTGATCTAGCTATATTAACGATGGCTGGATTTTTAGATGCGCGCCCACGTGTCGGCTACTTCTATGCAGGTAAAAAAACAACAGCTGCCTTTACGGAATCCATGCTGAATTTAAAAGTAAAGGATTTTCAGTCGATCCCGGTAGTTGTTCCGGATGATATGACAGTCTATGATGCGATTATCCATATGTTTTCCGAAGATGTCGGAACACTTTTCGTTATTGATAAAGATAAAATATTACAAGGTGTGCTGTCTCGAAAAGATTTACTTCGTTCGAGTATCGGAACACAGGATTTAAATAAAATGCCTGTGCATATAATTATGACGAGAATGCCGAACATTGCCTATTGTGTTAATTCGGAGTCATTAATCGTGGCTGCCAAAAAGTTAATAGAACGAGAGATTGATTCGATGCCGGTTGTTGAAGAAACCGAGCAGGGATTGGTCATTACCGGACGATTAACGAAGACAAATATTACACGTGCGTTTATTTCGTTGGCAGAAACGCATGATTTATAG
- a CDS encoding enoyl-CoA hydratase/isomerase family protein, with translation MSDLLFEVKDHIATITLNRPESLNAFSEEMILSWIKALEEVRDNDDIRAVILKGNGKAFCAGGDIKAMVAGKGFYHSEEDITSTALARKNSLWKKVQRVPLLLEEIDKPVIAQMHGFAMGAGLDMALMCDIRIAAQSAKFSESYINVGIVPGDGGAYFLPRLVGVDKALDMLWTARVLTAEEAKEARLVTFVVNDEELESFTQSYAEKLANGPIETIKIIKRAVYQSQTMSLRSSLDYISSKMGLVTELPAFEEGVKAIVEKRKAVFK, from the coding sequence ATGTCGGATTTATTATTTGAAGTGAAGGATCATATTGCAACAATTACACTGAATCGCCCGGAAAGTTTAAATGCATTTAGCGAAGAAATGATTCTTTCGTGGATTAAAGCGTTGGAAGAAGTGCGTGACAATGATGATATCCGAGCGGTCATTCTAAAAGGCAACGGCAAAGCGTTTTGTGCAGGCGGCGATATAAAAGCAATGGTGGCAGGCAAGGGCTTTTACCATAGTGAGGAAGATATTACTTCAACGGCGCTGGCACGCAAAAATTCCTTATGGAAAAAAGTGCAGCGCGTCCCTTTATTACTTGAAGAAATCGACAAACCGGTTATTGCACAGATGCACGGCTTTGCAATGGGTGCAGGACTTGATATGGCATTGATGTGCGATATCCGTATTGCAGCACAATCCGCGAAGTTTTCGGAAAGCTATATTAATGTAGGAATCGTTCCTGGTGATGGCGGTGCGTACTTTTTGCCTCGTCTCGTCGGGGTCGACAAGGCACTTGATATGCTATGGACAGCACGTGTTTTAACGGCAGAGGAAGCAAAGGAAGCGCGTCTTGTGACATTTGTTGTGAATGATGAGGAATTGGAGAGCTTTACACAAAGTTATGCGGAAAAGCTGGCGAATGGACCGATTGAAACAATCAAAATCATTAAGAGGGCAGTTTACCAAAGCCAAACAATGAGCCTGCGTTCGTCGCTTGACTATATATCATCAAAAATGGGCTTAGTAACAGAATTGCCAGCATTTGAAGAAGGGGTCAAAGCAATAGTGGAAAAACGAAAAGCCGTTTTTAAATAA
- the dnaG gene encoding DNA primase has product MAGKIPEHVIEQIRSQSDIVDVISDYMQLTKRGRNYFGLCPFHGEQTPSFSVSSDKQIFHCFGCGAGGNAITFVMDMEHLSFPDALIKLSQRAGIPLEMELSTDQSMSNSPISKKEQQMREAHTFAVEFYHHILMNTEDGEPALNYLLERGFTREQIETHQIGWAMPNWDTLSILLERKGYDLEEMAESGLIIRKESDDSYFDRFRGRIMFPIRDENGKTIAFSGRILNSDGEDAKYLNSPETPIFHKSQVLYNLDKARASIRKSRQVILMEGFIDVLAANQAGIYNAVATMGTSLTPQHITKLKRLVQQITICYDGDNAGFEAAKRAAHMLHQEQIKVEVAVLPDKLDPDEYIRSHGQEAFKNQIIEKPHAYIAFMMMHAKRGKNFQFENDTLQYIQEVLETLKNNTSPTERDLYIRQLANETNISQEAISTQLRKMVADNVKEQKRDRKMVEQPAVLLQRERKKDATDRAESILLAHMLHDVNIVNKVLREGNNEPFIHEEYLSVFVRLIGFYEEYEMADFHRFVEVLDDHDLRKIVMDAALLERDPDNGEAEITDCLKQIEKRRLELQIEQLKHQQKEAEKMHEHRRALEIAQQIINLNRKIKMGV; this is encoded by the coding sequence GTGGCTGGAAAAATACCCGAACATGTGATTGAACAAATTCGCTCGCAGTCCGATATAGTCGATGTCATTAGCGATTATATGCAGTTAACGAAAAGAGGGCGCAACTATTTTGGATTATGTCCATTCCATGGTGAGCAAACACCCTCTTTTTCCGTATCCAGCGATAAACAGATATTTCACTGTTTTGGCTGTGGGGCAGGAGGAAACGCCATTACATTTGTAATGGATATGGAACACCTTTCGTTTCCGGATGCACTCATAAAACTAAGTCAGCGTGCGGGTATTCCGCTTGAAATGGAATTATCGACCGATCAATCGATGTCGAATTCGCCCATTTCAAAAAAAGAGCAGCAAATGCGAGAGGCTCATACGTTTGCAGTGGAGTTTTATCATCATATTTTAATGAATACAGAAGATGGCGAACCTGCATTGAATTATTTGCTTGAAAGAGGATTTACACGCGAGCAAATCGAAACACATCAGATAGGATGGGCGATGCCGAATTGGGACACGCTGTCAATCTTACTGGAGCGTAAAGGTTATGATTTGGAAGAAATGGCCGAAAGTGGTCTCATTATTCGTAAAGAAAGTGATGACAGCTACTTTGACCGTTTCCGAGGACGGATCATGTTTCCGATCCGAGATGAAAATGGAAAAACGATTGCATTTTCTGGCAGGATTTTAAATTCCGATGGCGAAGATGCTAAGTACTTAAATAGTCCTGAAACGCCAATCTTCCACAAAAGTCAAGTACTTTATAATTTGGATAAGGCGCGGGCATCTATCCGTAAATCAAGACAAGTAATTTTAATGGAAGGCTTTATTGATGTTTTAGCAGCAAACCAAGCAGGTATATACAATGCTGTAGCAACGATGGGTACGTCTCTTACGCCCCAGCATATTACAAAGCTCAAACGCTTAGTTCAGCAAATTACGATTTGCTATGATGGTGATAATGCTGGTTTTGAGGCTGCCAAGCGTGCTGCACATATGCTTCATCAAGAACAGATTAAAGTTGAGGTCGCTGTTTTACCAGATAAACTTGATCCGGACGAGTACATTCGCTCACACGGACAAGAGGCATTTAAAAATCAAATAATAGAAAAGCCGCACGCTTATATTGCATTTATGATGATGCATGCGAAACGCGGCAAAAATTTTCAATTTGAAAATGACACACTTCAATACATTCAAGAAGTTCTGGAAACATTAAAAAATAATACTTCTCCAACCGAACGTGATTTATACATTCGTCAATTGGCAAATGAAACGAATATTTCCCAAGAGGCGATCAGTACCCAATTAAGAAAAATGGTCGCAGATAATGTAAAAGAGCAGAAACGCGATCGGAAAATGGTGGAACAACCAGCTGTCCTTCTTCAAAGGGAGCGTAAAAAAGATGCAACAGACCGTGCGGAAAGTATACTTTTAGCACATATGTTGCATGATGTAAATATTGTGAATAAAGTTCTCAGAGAGGGAAATAACGAACCTTTCATCCATGAGGAATATTTATCCGTATTTGTTCGTTTAATTGGTTTTTACGAAGAATATGAAATGGCTGATTTCCATCGATTCGTCGAAGTGTTGGATGATCATGATTTACGTAAAATCGTGATGGATGCTGCGTTACTTGAACGTGACCCTGATAATGGTGAAGCGGAGATAACTGATTGTTTAAAACAAATCGAAAAACGCCGATTAGAACTACAGATTGAACAATTGAAGCATCAACAAAAAGAAGCAGAAAAAATGCATGAGCATAGACGAGCACTTGAGATTGCCCAACAGATAATTAACTTAAATAGAAAGATAAAAATGGGCGTTTAA
- a CDS encoding TAXI family TRAP transporter solute-binding subunit yields MKKRFLAIVSIAAMLLIGCQSNVERYGEPLIFTTGTTTGVFYSLGAGISTMWTNELEKRVASQASNGSIENLNLMRKGEANISFTTVNIAYEAYNGVGSFEGKQYEDVRILGNLYPNISHIIVKDDEKYSSIEDLKGTSFVFGAAGSATEVESRLVLEAHGIGEKDIKANYVGFTEATDLMRNGQVEGVNIYTGVPAAAATELISTVDSRVLSFSDSAIDYLVEEYPWNFAYTIEPNTYDKQPEAIRTVGQYSTIVIDESVSEETVYQLTKELWGNLGSLQKSFSIAKQFSPESAVAGTADIPLHPGAERYYREIGVID; encoded by the coding sequence ATGAAGAAAAGATTTCTCGCAATAGTTTCAATCGCTGCTATGCTGCTGATAGGTTGTCAAAGTAATGTTGAGCGTTATGGGGAGCCGCTTATTTTTACAACAGGTACAACAACAGGTGTTTTCTATTCCCTTGGAGCAGGAATCTCGACAATGTGGACAAATGAGCTGGAAAAACGCGTCGCTTCACAAGCTTCAAATGGAAGTATTGAAAACTTGAATTTAATGCGTAAAGGTGAAGCGAATATTTCATTTACTACGGTGAACATTGCCTATGAAGCATATAACGGTGTTGGAAGTTTCGAAGGAAAACAGTATGAAGACGTTCGCATATTAGGAAACCTATACCCGAATATTAGTCATATTATTGTGAAAGACGATGAGAAATACAGTTCGATAGAAGATCTTAAAGGAACGAGCTTCGTATTTGGAGCTGCGGGTAGTGCGACTGAAGTGGAATCCCGTCTTGTCCTTGAAGCACATGGTATTGGAGAAAAAGATATTAAAGCAAACTATGTCGGCTTTACAGAAGCGACAGATTTAATGCGAAATGGTCAGGTGGAAGGTGTCAATATTTACACAGGCGTACCGGCTGCTGCAGCGACAGAGCTGATCTCAACGGTAGATTCCAGAGTTTTAAGCTTTTCTGACAGCGCCATTGACTATTTAGTAGAGGAATATCCTTGGAACTTTGCCTATACGATCGAGCCAAACACATATGATAAACAGCCGGAAGCGATTCGAACTGTCGGTCAGTACAGCACAATCGTAATTGACGAAAGCGTCAGTGAAGAAACCGTTTATCAGTTGACGAAAGAGCTGTGGGGAAACTTGGGCTCACTGCAAAAATCATTCAGCATTGCGAAGCAGTTCAGTCCGGAAAGCGCTGTTGCGGGAACGGCGGATATCCCGCTCCATCCAGGTGCAGAGCGCTATTATCGTGAAATTGGTGTAATTGATTAA